The sequence ACatatttatcatttcaaccaacagcaaaacaaaaatttagcgtGTAGTGAATATTCCACCCAAAATTGTGTTTCCTGTGAGAGCGGCACCCAAAGTGTTCGCTACGCTGAATGAGCAAACACGGTTCATATGTGaccctgtatatctgttttctgtgataCGACTTTACTATATGGGCGCCGTTTCGAAATtcactctgtacaagaatggatagaactcaatcgtgaaaATCTTTTGTACTTAAcctaacaacatatttttttctacaagctatcgaaaatatgatcaggaattcgtgCCTAAATTTTCCACATTGTTAGATAACCATGAACAACTCAACAACAAGGTTTCCTAAAGCTGTCGGAAACAATGAGTAAAACTCATCACACTTGCtcgcctttttcgcacccggacgacggttttgagagagtcaagcacatatcagtcCCGATATTCTACtagacgagtataaaaggtatcctttgatcgaaaatcgttcatttcttctagtgcgttAGACGGAACAGGATGTCGTGGTGAAGTTCTTTCACAAACATCAGTGACTACAAACCtggtataaagcgtgaaacgctcagaTTGTGCTCTCAATTGGTGTTCGGTCGTTGGGAGGAGCAATCAccagcaatgaaagcagacctttaggGTGGTACaaatctcaaacgctcaggtcgtgctctcatttggacgtcgGTCGTTGGGAGAAGCACTCACTAGCAGTAACAGCAGACCTTGTACGTGGCACAAATTTTTAAATACTCAGGTTGGACGCAAGTCGCCTTTAGTTGCTGAGTACTGGATCTGGACccgggaactgaattttggattgattactctaaataaattctaaaactgaattccgaTTCTATTCTTCAGCAGTGAAAGCAGACCTTGTACGTGGTACAAAATCTTAAATACTTAGGTTGGactagaccctgtcagcttggagcgaagtcaatcttcagttcagcatcgCCATCACACGCCCACatcatcagatccgaatggattccgaatcaattccgaatcggcgagaaattttcattcggaatttcatgtggaaatcataatggattccgaatcaattccaactccagtccaacaaccgattccgaatgaaccggttcacctacaaccggttgattcggaaatcattcggaattgagtgagaagatgcggactgaattgtcaattcgtcttcttcttcttctttcctgattttgcacgttttcgtgctgattttcagtttatttttaaacgaaaacattatataactgaatatacaaatttaaatcttcatgtttttcggatatacagaactagtaaataaccagttcttcttagaatcccaacataaactattgaaattcgctggaaattaacaaaacggcctaccttagtcagcatcatccattcctctagctggagtgtagtgaaatggcttaagtcgcttaaatttcacactaacacattcataaaatgggcgaatattcaatgacatttataatgtcactgtcaatcaggttgatcgaacaaccaactcaggcgaaaaatctagcactgaaccgatcgagcactaaaaaatcatgcagtcgagtaagaattcattgctcattccgtcatttcgataatgtgggcggcatcacattcaacatatcatgtcaattgtatgggtgcgcaaccctgctattttggcgcgcacgaatttgacatttttctcccctacttctatgtataatattcgatgcgggctcgtctgggggcgacatgctcgcaaaaaaggatgttgccaatgatttgttcgggaaatgtgagagctggaaatcttgttaatatgatgtctttggttggaCGCAAGTCGCATTCAGTTGCTGAATACTGGATCTGAACccgagaactgaattttggattgattactgtaaatgaattctaaaactgaattccgaTTCTAttgtccacctgaattctgaactttatTTCAAGCTTAGAATTTAgcttcaaaacttagtttcactaTATTAAAGAGAAAATCTCTTGAGGCTTGTTTGTCCGATTGCATTCTCGTGTTACCAACTGAGCTAATAAGGGGTTTCTCTTTTACAAAATTACCGTGGCTCACCAAGGGCCACCATCGACGATGACCAGCGTGCGAGCCACAGCGGCGACCATAGATTTAAGCAAATAGtaatttaaaattagaaaatgccaTCGGCATCttcgagcttaagcagtgttgtgtctttaaacttatattattaataaaataactgGGTaaatataaaatgtaaaaattgacacGTTTCACTTATTCTAGCCAGCGCAGTTGACTTTCCGTGAGCTAACCTTCTTTTACtctattttattctgtctaattaaTTTTTGCGTTAAAATAAGTGTGACATTATATCAACTTATGAGTACAATTTTAGACATTCAAAAGTTTCacgtattcgtattcacgtcatccagttatgtctttgacattacccatccactTTTTAAAAGGCCATGCTTTTTTCTGCTTGATAAACCAGTTTAGTGTATCACACTTGAGCTGTTTTTCTAAGAaaggcgaatcttacaaaagtaaacaaatcgagtttcttcTTCTCACGAATGAATCCTTCAGAATCCTGCAATTTTGCCTAGAAAttccccgcttgtgaggaattctggaaaccgtcagaaggctggctgcattccggctgctgtcaaaattgaccaggcgaaattgcgtcattatctcgccgtacatgtcttgtttatttccctcctctttctttttCCATTTTGGTAGTGAGACAGTAATGTTATTGGTAATAActttttccatgattagtatatatgaagggcaataacttattgcctttcatatgtatcttttattgaaaaaataacaccaagatgcttaaaatgtagaaccgattcaaaacggttctgccaatcttgtatggcaagaatccgacagaaaagaaccgttaataaccgctaggcgaaattttctgccggaaacggttgttgcattgttgccagacttttgccggaattgaaatgactggcagaaatagccagccgtctggggggaaatctgccggccgcgtacaagtgggtcaGATTCTACAAAAATTTCTTTCTTAGTAGTACAAAGAATCTTAaagagcgaaactgtcattccatttgtttccgTAAGCTTCGTCCTCCGCGTTCTATgtcaacaaacagggcgatacttcaattgctagaaCGGAAgagcgaaactatttatttccgttattttaaccagccaatttcacgaaaaatactCGAGAGCGTAACTTCATCATTCACACAGGGAGCATATAAGTAATCAAATcgtaaaaatgcaaaactatttttatgttgattcattcggTGGATTATaggaaaagttgaaaaaattgcaTGCATCTTAGAGATAAACCAACAGTTCATCGacttatcaaaaattgatctgagaatatacgataatttataAATAGCAATTGAAATCAAAGTCGAAACAtacagggtaacagaggtattttggcctactttaggattgattttattttggcacactttgtaaaaatatccaccaaatgttctaATATCTTTGAAACCCCCATtctgcaataggtaatttaatgtgattagcttcaaattgatgcatggGTTAATTCCCAAGTAAtcatatgcattatatcactgcacatttacaactctatttttacattgttaatgtataattgcactaatcctacatactttaaagcaatgtgcattacatttgcattcaaaatgtaactgagcataattttacaacaaccttccgccgtgctatatatcgaaattcaatgctatattttggagcaacgaaactttaataGTAACTATAAGAGTAATAATCCTATAAGAGTCTAATAAACGCCCTTTTCCTCCCTTTAAAAACATGTACAACTCCGCtgcatttaatcaaattttacgCGAACTTTGAAAGCTGAATTAATATAAAATTATAATGCGTCGTGTTTACTTgggttaacatcgattaaatccataaacttTGTTAggtgactaaacgctgccaggtGGAAAAATATAGCTAGCAGACATTCTGATgatcgactgcctcaccgctgccagatatacaactcaaacgatacaaccgtatccaccagaacttttccacattgaaatctttgtccACGGATAACAGatgtacaggctcgaacaaaatttttcaaaatcctgtgtaaatttcaaatttgctatacgttggaaacactattgCCACCTTCTcaactgttcgccgcgatctttcaaaacgttccactacgttccggaacgataacaaaatcctcctgccagttgtagaaatattctcactacaacaattttaacacttatcacacgatttccctaagtgttaaagacaattttatttccatgtcgcataaatcacacgagaactcgatcggaataaaacaaaaataaacttttcattttaaccaacagcaaaacaaaaatctagcgagaagtgaatgttgcacccaaagttGTGTCTCATGTGAAAGTGTCACCCAAAtagtggtggcacctcgtgtcgatcgtggtgacatctgcaagtgttcgccatgctgattgagcaaattttacacacagtttatatgtgagcctgtatatctgttatctgtgctttGTCATttccagcgaaggtgagaagatgaaaccgctcggctaacttagatacaggtgactttgttttgtcaaattggatttgatagagtgactataatcagagtggcgacagctgttcgtttggaatgacagctcccagttccaaacgagcaaacgaccagtcaattcaatgtaaagctaatggaatgttttgaattgttgccaaaattacggatgagatgtcgtcactctggttataggcactctaggatttgacaaccgtcactgaatcaattttggtagccgtctaaTGCCATGGCTgctcaggtagccaaaacgctatgcggggttTCCTCCGTTTACTGTCAATGTTAGTTTCGCCTTTATTtgaaaaacagttcattttatAAAAAACTTAAATTCCGCAGATATTTTCTCGGATTTACAACCTTtttcaaccctgtctgaagatatttaaattttttacctggcatctctgttggcGTCAGTGTGGTATCGAAAAACCCGAAATAACGCGGCACCGAGTTTGTTTGATTGAGCGCTTATAAGTAAGTTCTTGACAATTTATATGTGGTTTTAtaaaattgatttaattgaaaTTAGTGTCGTTTCATTTCTGGTTATTAAACTAGTTGTGCTTCTGAATGAAATCATGCCTTTTAATGTTTCACATAACCCTATTTCTTTTCATCTTGTAGGTATATTTCACCTAAAATGCCCAAAAATAAGAAGGATGATACTTCTGACTCGGACTCCGGACCAGATGATGTGAGATAGAATTGTTTCGGGTTTGAGTGGTTTTTGGTAATGTATATTTTTGGTTTTAGTGTACGCCGGCCAAGAAAAGCAAAGCCGTAGGGGGATCGAGCAGTACTACCAACGCTAAAGGTGAAGAAGAATGGCAGCTGGACCGGAATCGCAAAATATCAatcaatgaattcaaaaataagTTGTATGTCAACATTCGGGAGTACTacgaaaaagatggaaaaacattACCTGGCAAAAAGGGTATCAGCTTAACTGTGCCTGAATGGAAGAAACTGTTGGAATATGCGGACGAGATTAACGAAAAACTAAAGAAGTTCTAAATCCGTTTGTTTTCTGCTAAAGTTTAACTTTTTTCTCGTATGTTAAATGTTTTCTAGTTTCTAAAGCCAATTTTAGAAACTGTTGAAAGCAATTATAATATGCATTTGTTCCTGATTTGTTATACTTCGTAATAAACTTTCATGATAAAGTATGATagttataaattgaataaattcCAAGGCCCCCATCGTTTCACGATTACGATTTGTTTTAGATTACTTAAAATGAATACTAGTATTAAATGAAGTTCAATTGTAAACTAAGAACAAAAGTATGCATTGTTGTAGATATCATTTATTAAAATTGTCAATTattcacataaatttaaaataaatacagTACATTCAAGGTATTAATTTAATACATAGCTCTTTATGGATAAATTTGACGTAGCTAGTAACCGggattttatttcaaataaatagcTACCAGAGTGCAAGTAATGAGTACTATTGTAAATGGGGTCCAGGTCTTTAAAAATCCCATCAAACCGACGTGTTTTCCGGTAAGGAACATCCAAAACGCTAGGACTACCATGTTCCAGTTGGTATACTGTTTGTATTTCATTAATGAAAGAGCCATGCCAACGTGCGAGTGACAATTGTCGCAGAACAAATTGTGCATTCTCGTTCCATAAACAACCGATGCTTTCGACACGCACTCATCCCATTCTACAACGCCTCCATTGACGAAGGCTGGATCTAGTTGAAGGTATCGGGTGGGCCGACCAAAACCCATATTATCCTCCGAAACAAAATATGGTCCGGCAAAGTCACGAATAACTCCCGTTGACATAGCGATTCCCATGTGCCCAATGAAAGGGAAGAACCAGGTCAGCACCGGAATCGGAGTCCATACTATACAAAACGGAAACTTGTCGGTGGCAAAGTTTATTGGAGCGATGGGACCACTCGAGCTATCACACGACAGCCGTCTGCCGCGATCCATTATAGTTCAATTTCGAAAACTTTATAATTTCACGAATTTTTGGTCAAAGCTTCCAATAGGATTCACTGGCGATGTAAACAAAAAGTATATCAAACGAAATTTGACGTACGTACATAGATgccagcaaagacatcatattaacaagatatccagctctcacatttcccgaacaaatcattggcaacatccttttttgcgagcatgtcgccctcaggtgagtccgcatcgaatctcatacatagaagtaggggagagaaatgtcaaattcgtgcgcgccaaaatagcagggctgcgcacccatacaattgacatgatatgttgaatgtgatgccgtgcgatggcgttgttgaactgaagattgatttcgctccaagctgacagggtctgatgccAGGTAAAAGGTCAAATATCTTCatacagggttgcaaaagtcagcAAATCCGAAAAAactgcagttagcaagtatggtagcaatttctctataatgtATGATacgcaaaactgaaaaaaatctacaaaaactcgattttcaaaagtctgcacaacaaaaaatgtctgcagcactatatactaaatctgcagatctggcatctctgcgtacgtatataatattttatgaatgAATGTCACAGATTGCGAGTCACGATGTCGAATTAGCACTGGTGGCGAGAAAGGACGGGTTTGGCTGTGTTTCtgcactcaaataaaagttcactTTCGATTCacatgaaaaatcacgtaaaatggtatcaaatgtcaaattgaatattttacgtgacaaaAGTGAatgcaatgttgctcgaatttcaaaaatgcaacgaacgccagTATTTTtcgtttcatagatttataagaAAATCTAAAATATTTCCCATTTGACCAGTATTTAAAAttgtaattttctggtatctaaatttaatataaactgaaaggtaaatgtgatatgaatagTACATTATATTTCTTCTATGAAACGCGTAActcttactggattatgcattaaacagcttttaaatgtcagtccattaaaacctacgtgaaaagtagggtggaaaatattcacataactttccaCGTACCTGCTTGTGATGAATTCTGGCAAccatcagaaggctggctgcattccggctgctgtcaaaattgtccacgcgaaattgcgtcattatctcgccgtatgtgtcttgttttgttctctcttccttcttttttttttattcgacttcatttgatattcgacattttcgcatgtacatacaaaaaaacgaatcttgagacgaggtaactgagattgaaatatgtatgtttggtagtgagaaagtaatgttaacattttccataattaatatatatgaaaagcaataacttattgcctttcatatgtactttttattgaaaaaatataaccaagacgctaataatgtaaaatcgattcaaaccggttctgccaatcttgtatggcaaaaatccgacagaaacagaaccgttaataaccgctaggcgaaattctctgccagaaacggttgttgcGTTGTTGCCAGACGTGTCTGGCAAACATACCCAGCCATCTGGGGGTAAAtatgcccgccgcgtacaagtgggtaactatagcatgattattattttgagtgtgctATCCTCACTAAAGTACACTGATAATAATTTgaacgatcgattcatatgtaaatagcatttcaatttaatatgcttttccatttcaatacataaccaaagcgatttgttttaagatttcatgtgcaaattcactaagatgcaaaatgagattatttttcacttagcatTGGTGTCTTTTTCTTTTGggtgtgatgtgttttgctattgaatcgaactacatgtgttaaataCTTAATTTTCTAGTgaaaatgagtacagcacaaatgtatgtgcaaaacacttgattcggtcaactgtgtttcaattgaaatctatatgaAAAACAATGTAACATTGATATAAGATTCATGTAGAATCTAGAGGTAATGATATATCTTATCattttgatgtgcatttcagataaatgtaaCATGATTTCCACGAAATATCAACAGGTTTTAAACtcattttttgagttatttgtatggtttcatgaatttcatgtgttctacaagtagtgatagttcaaatgctttgcatATGATaatagcgtgcaaattattttcagtgtatggcGCCGTGATCCACGCAAGTAAACATCGGAATAAAACATggttaaaaaggcgggtgggtaatgtcagagacataactggatgtcgtgaatacgaaaacaactgacatgttccttaacacttccgaatatcaattgtatgaattatgtacgcattcccctttttcacatttttcgcaaaaacaaagaacgcttcacttgatctcgattactgtgaatttcacacagcgaaaagtgcacaaatctaagcaaactgttcttgatttgcagtaaactgaggatatttccctacgatttgcaaacaacaaatcctaatagttctttagaaaacttttagagccattagaacggctgatattgtgcaatgctctccaccgttgttttttcccaatgctaatgactggcagctgtgacgtaatcgctcttgtcgaaagcgtgcagacgacac comes from Malaya genurostris strain Urasoe2022 chromosome 3, Malgen_1.1, whole genome shotgun sequence and encodes:
- the LOC131438150 gene encoding RNA polymerase II transcriptional coactivator, with protein sequence MPKNKKDDTSDSDSGPDDCTPAKKSKAVGGSSSTTNAKGEEEWQLDRNRKISINEFKNKLYVNIREYYEKDGKTLPGKKGISLTVPEWKKLLEYADEINEKLKKF
- the LOC131438148 gene encoding transmembrane protein 222, producing MDRGRRLSCDSSSGPIAPINFATDKFPFCIVWTPIPVLTWFFPFIGHMGIAMSTGVIRDFAGPYFVSEDNMGFGRPTRYLQLDPAFVNGGVVEWDECVSKASVVYGTRMHNLFCDNCHSHVGMALSLMKYKQYTNWNMVVLAFWMFLTGKHVGLMGFLKTWTPFTIVLITCTLVAIYLK